The genomic DNA GGACACCTATTCGCGGCTCGAGCCCATCGGCGTCTGTGCCGGGATCACGCCGTTCAACTTTCCCGTGATGGTCCCGCTCTGGATGTTTCCCGTCGCGCTTGCGTGCGGCAATACGTTCGTCCTGAAGCCGTCCGAAAAAGATCCCTCGCCCAGCATTCGACTCGCGCAGTTGATGAAGGAGGCGGGCCTCCCCGACGGCGTGCTGAACGTCATTCACGGCGACCGGGAGGTGGTGGACGCCATCCTGGCGCACCCGGGCATTCACGCCGTGTCGTTCGTGGGCTCGACCGCGGTCGCGCGGCACGTGTACACGACGGCCGCCGCCGCCGGGAAGCGCGTGCAGGCGCTTGGCGGCGCAAAGAACCATGCCGTGGTGCTGCCCGACGCCAATCTTGACATGACCGCCGATGCGCTCGCCGGAGCGGCCTACGGGTCCGCGGGCGAGCGCTGCATGGCGATCTCCGCCGTCGTCGCCGTTGGCGAGATCGCCGATCCGCTGGTGCGCGCGATCGCCGATCGGACGCAGCGGCTCAAGGTGGGGCCGAGCGGCGCGGACGGGATGGACATGGGGCCGCTGGTGACGCGCGAGCATCGCGCGCGCGTGAAGAGCTACATCGACGCGGGCGCCGCCGAGGGCGCGGACCTCGTGGTGGACGGGCGCGGCCTGTCGGTTGCGGGGCACGAGCAGGGTTTCTTTCTCGGGCCGACGCTGTTCGACCGCGTCACGCCGTCCATGTCGATCTATCAGAACGAGATCTTCGGCCCCGTGCTGGTCGTGCTGCGCGCCGGCACGCTGGACGACGCGATTGCGCTCGTGAACCGCAATCCGTACGGCAACGGCACCGCGATCTTCACCGAATCCGGCGCCGCCGCCCGCAAGTTCGAGAACGAGATCCAGGTCGGCATGGTCGGCATCAACGTCGCCATTCCCGTGCCGGTCGCGATGTTCCCGTTCGGTGGATGGAAGCAGTCGCTGTTCGGCGATCTGCACATCTATGGGCCCGAAGGGGTGAAGTTCTACACGCGCACGAAGGCTGTGACGACGCGCTGGCCGCGCGAGAGCGCCGGCAGCGGGTTCCACATGCCGACGCTCGGGTGACCCGAACACACGTAAACAAGGAGCATAGAATGCGGACGAGGCATTTCCTCGCGGCCGCCTGCGCCTGGCTGGCGCTGGCGCTTCCGGCCGCGGCGCAGACCCAGATCACGACCGCCGTCATCGAAGGCGTGGTGGTCGATTCGAGCGGAGCGGTTCTGCCGGGGGTGGATGTGGAGGTTCGCAACGTGGAGACCAACTTCACGCGAGCGCTCGCCACCGATCTCGACGGGCGGTTCGTCGTCCTCCAGGTGCCGCCGGGCCGCTACCGCGTCACGTTCAGGCTGGCCGGCTTCGCGACGCTCGTCCAGGAGGACGTGCTCGTGACGGTTGGCGTGGCCGTACGGCTGAACCCGGTGATGAAGGTCTCCGGCGTGGCAGAAACGGTGACGGTGTCAACGCAGGCGTCTCCCGTGGAGCCGACGCGGACGGCCGCGGCCAGCACGCTCGATCAGAGGACCATCGAGGCCACCCCGATCCTCGGGCGCAAGTTCGAAGACCTGCTGACGCTCACGCCCGGCGTCTCCGTCGTGCAGGGGCCCGACGGTGACGAGATCACCTTCTCCGGGCAGCGCGGCGTGTTCAACAACATCAGCCTGGATGGCGGCGACTACAACAACGGGTTCTTCGGCGAGCAGATGGGTGGTCAGCGCGCCGCGATCGACATCACGCTCGAAGCGGTCAAGGAATTCCAGGTCGTCGCCACCGGCGCGAACGCCGAGTTCGGCCGCACGGCCGGCGGCGTCGTCAACGTGATCACGAAATCGGGCACCAACGACCTCCACGGCAGCCTGTTCCACTACCAGCGGCTGGAGGACCTCACGTCGAAGACGTCGGACGGCAAGACGCTGACCGATTTTCACCGCGAGCAGTTCGGCGGCACCGCCGGCGGGCCGATCGTGCGAGACAAGGCGTTCTACTTTCTCGCGTTCGAGGGCATCCGCGAGCATTTCATCCGGCCGAACCTGTCGGAGGCGATTGGCTCGCCGTGCCCCGTCGGCTCGCCGACGCTTGCCGCCAACGAAGCGCTGATCGCGGGCAGCGCCGACTGCCAGAGGCTCGCGCTGCTGAACTTCTTCAAG from Acidobacteriota bacterium includes the following:
- a CDS encoding CoA-acylating methylmalonate-semialdehyde dehydrogenase, coding for MAPGTVSTPVSTVPFWINGAPAGSRGTRRGEVTNPSTGAVIRTVPYGDAQDVDRAVAAAAAAFPAWSALPPVRRARILARFLELLNARKSELAALVSEEHGKVLLDAAGSVQRGIEVVEFICGAPHLLKGEFAPSVGRDVDTYSRLEPIGVCAGITPFNFPVMVPLWMFPVALACGNTFVLKPSEKDPSPSIRLAQLMKEAGLPDGVLNVIHGDREVVDAILAHPGIHAVSFVGSTAVARHVYTTAAAAGKRVQALGGAKNHAVVLPDANLDMTADALAGAAYGSAGERCMAISAVVAVGEIADPLVRAIADRTQRLKVGPSGADGMDMGPLVTREHRARVKSYIDAGAAEGADLVVDGRGLSVAGHEQGFFLGPTLFDRVTPSMSIYQNEIFGPVLVVLRAGTLDDAIALVNRNPYGNGTAIFTESGAAARKFENEIQVGMVGINVAIPVPVAMFPFGGWKQSLFGDLHIYGPEGVKFYTRTKAVTTRWPRESAGSGFHMPTLG